In Deltaproteobacteria bacterium, a single window of DNA contains:
- a CDS encoding ABC transporter substrate-binding protein, whose protein sequence is MHIQGARLVRWIGGVLLVVLVAGTVYRPHLLQGEPTPPVFPPRRIVSLNLAADEVLLALTPPERIAALTYLADNPTYSNVRAEARAIPHKVKANAEQVLALQPDLIIVSAHTSADVKGLLQTTGVSLLELQQFTSLADVEANILAIGQATGAADKARTLVAMMEQRFQEVRQHVANVPWPRVLYYSAGGFVSGKGTTMDEMIAYAGGRNVALEASVQQVKKMSQEKLVALNPAVILVSGEDDQAGLRKLLLADPVLQEVEAIRTGRVHNIPRAYTSTVSQYVVKGVEAIARILHPGVFPAREERP, encoded by the coding sequence ATGCATATACAGGGGGCTAGGTTGGTTCGTTGGATCGGGGGAGTACTGCTCGTCGTGTTGGTGGCAGGAACCGTCTATCGTCCGCACCTCCTACAGGGAGAGCCTACTCCTCCAGTCTTTCCGCCGCGACGAATTGTCTCTCTGAACCTAGCCGCAGATGAGGTTTTGCTGGCGCTCACACCGCCGGAACGCATCGCCGCCCTTACGTATTTGGCTGATAATCCCACGTATTCGAATGTAAGGGCGGAAGCGCGCGCCATTCCGCATAAAGTGAAAGCTAATGCCGAGCAGGTCCTCGCCTTGCAGCCAGATCTGATCATCGTGTCGGCGCACACAAGCGCCGACGTAAAAGGACTTCTGCAGACCACGGGCGTCTCTCTCCTCGAATTGCAACAGTTCACCTCGCTCGCCGATGTAGAGGCGAACATCCTGGCTATAGGACAAGCGACAGGAGCAGCTGACAAAGCGCGTACACTGGTGGCAATGATGGAACAACGGTTTCAAGAGGTACGGCAACACGTGGCAAACGTTCCATGGCCTCGTGTTTTGTACTATTCCGCGGGAGGATTTGTCTCGGGTAAGGGGACGACGATGGATGAGATGATCGCCTACGCCGGAGGGCGAAATGTAGCATTAGAGGCTAGTGTTCAACAGGTGAAGAAAATGTCTCAAGAGAAACTAGTAGCGCTCAATCCCGCCGTCATTCTGGTGAGTGGCGAAGATGATCAAGCAGGACTACGTAAGTTGCTTCTCGCGGACCCCGTACTGCAAGAGGTAGAAGCAATTCGCACGGGCCGCGTCCACAACATTCCTCGTGCCTACACTAGCACGGTCTCGCAGTATGTCGTGAAGGGTGTGGAGGCGATTGCGCGAATCTTGCACCCCGGAGTCTTTCCCGCACGGGAGGAGCGTCCATGA
- a CDS encoding iron chelate uptake ABC transporter family permease subunit: MNVSVPTLSLALKSTVVHQRRWPLVVCVVLLFCSMTLASSLGAVTLPLDTTARLLAKGIAGLPIDGEERAQAAIIYLIRFPRVLAAALVGAALALSGVVMQGLFRNPLADAGIIGVLSGGALGGVIVISMGLAATSFIAVPCATFAGALCTAFAVYFFTTRKGRTPLTTLLLVGIAVNSVLASLTSLILSLSPDYEISRQMYFWLMGGLDGRSWMHVQIVLPFLLVGFLPIQFLSRDLNVLLLGEETAMTLGLNVELVRRLLLALSALLAGAAVAVSGTVSFVGLVIPHVMRLIVGPDHRLLLPAAALGGGIFLVWCDLLSRTLAPTEELRLGIITAFVGGPFFLYLLLREEKRQQRRL, translated from the coding sequence ATGAACGTGTCGGTCCCCACGCTGTCCCTAGCGCTCAAGTCAACGGTTGTTCATCAGCGTCGTTGGCCGTTAGTTGTTTGCGTCGTACTGCTCTTTTGCTCCATGACCCTCGCCTCCTCTCTCGGGGCAGTGACCCTTCCGCTCGATACGACAGCGCGACTGCTGGCAAAAGGAATAGCCGGTTTGCCCATCGACGGTGAAGAACGGGCGCAGGCTGCCATTATCTATTTGATTCGTTTTCCCCGCGTGTTGGCGGCAGCTTTGGTAGGCGCGGCGCTAGCGCTCTCCGGCGTGGTCATGCAAGGGTTGTTTCGTAATCCTCTGGCTGACGCGGGCATCATTGGAGTTTTAAGCGGTGGCGCTTTGGGAGGAGTAATCGTTATCAGCATGGGCCTAGCGGCGACCTCCTTCATCGCAGTCCCGTGCGCTACCTTTGCAGGAGCGCTTTGCACGGCGTTTGCGGTCTACTTCTTCACTACACGCAAAGGACGTACCCCGCTGACGACGTTGTTGTTGGTGGGAATCGCCGTCAATTCAGTCTTAGCGTCACTGACTTCGTTGATTCTCAGTTTGTCCCCGGATTATGAGATTTCACGGCAGATGTATTTTTGGTTAATGGGAGGATTGGACGGTCGTAGCTGGATGCATGTGCAGATAGTGCTGCCTTTTCTTTTGGTCGGGTTTCTTCCCATCCAGTTTTTGAGCCGTGATCTCAACGTCTTGTTGTTAGGAGAAGAGACGGCGATGACTCTGGGGCTCAACGTCGAATTGGTGAGGCGGCTGCTTTTAGCGCTTTCTGCATTACTGGCCGGAGCGGCGGTCGCGGTCAGCGGTACTGTGAGTTTTGTCGGGTTGGTGATTCCGCATGTCATGCGACTTATTGTCGGACCGGACCACCGGCTTCTCTTACCGGCGGCGGCCTTGGGTGGCGGAATTTTTCTCGTCTGGTGCGATCTGTTAAGCCGTACGTTAGCACCCACGGAGGAATTGCGATTGGGGATCATCACCGCCTTTGTCGGAGGGCCGTTTTTTCTGTATTTACTGCTACGGGAAGAAAAACGCCAACAAAGGCGGTTATGA
- a CDS encoding heme ABC transporter ATP-binding protein has translation MTTHSGFYLKDIAYTTNHKLILQGISFDISPGQYMGILGPNGAGKSTLLRLMAATLSASAGTVLLDGRALRHWPAHERAQRLAFVPQRIEQMFPFCVREIVRMGRTPYLRRWQREGEEDERIVAEAMTLTDIMHLAEQDVTTLSSGELQRVAIARALAQRPAFLLLDEPTANLDLHHQLEILDALTRLVHNGTTVLATLHDLNLAATYCSTVILLRNGEVVAAGSPAEVLTAQTVRAVFDVEVFPSTHPQTGTPYLIPLTARARRNEADLPSPDCRRTGNGTPNDRSES, from the coding sequence ATGACTACACATTCTGGGTTTTACCTCAAAGATATCGCGTACACGACGAATCATAAGCTCATTCTGCAAGGTATTTCTTTTGATATCTCCCCTGGGCAGTACATGGGTATCTTGGGACCCAACGGTGCTGGCAAATCCACGCTGTTGCGCCTCATGGCAGCGACCTTATCGGCATCTGCCGGAACGGTTCTGTTGGACGGTCGCGCGTTGCGTCACTGGCCTGCACACGAGCGCGCCCAACGTCTCGCCTTCGTACCGCAACGCATCGAACAGATGTTCCCCTTTTGCGTGCGTGAGATCGTCAGGATGGGCCGTACCCCGTATTTGCGTCGTTGGCAAAGAGAAGGGGAAGAAGACGAGCGTATTGTTGCAGAAGCCATGACGCTCACAGATATCATGCATCTTGCTGAGCAGGATGTGACTACCCTCTCTAGTGGAGAATTACAGCGAGTGGCGATTGCACGAGCGCTGGCGCAGCGTCCCGCGTTTCTGCTGCTTGATGAGCCAACAGCAAATTTGGACCTGCACCATCAACTAGAGATTCTCGATGCGCTGACTCGCTTGGTCCACAATGGGACAACGGTCCTTGCGACACTACACGACCTGAACCTGGCCGCCACTTATTGCTCAACCGTCATTCTGCTAAGGAATGGCGAGGTGGTCGCGGCAGGCTCGCCCGCTGAGGTTCTTACTGCGCAGACTGTGCGTGCAGTGTTCGACGTCGAGGTCTTTCCCAGCACCCATCCACAGACTGGCACCCCGTACCTCATCCCTCTCACGGCTAGAGCACGCAGAAACGAAGCTGATCTCCCCTCTCCAGATTGCAGGAGGACAGGTAATGGAACGCCTAATGATCGTTCAGAATCTTGA
- a CDS encoding adenosylcobinamide amidohydrolase: MQGNELAALYRRGDDFVVHRLGRFLIAELLIPHLALSTCPVNGGQSERVRFVVNHQSCEGTDHVERYNMLSAAGPDKYHRQVCNELGLAPEEVILMGTAANMNYAAHQRASFEELTVEAIVTAGVQGNAARAADPAGWAETAEGWKKMEDFTGTINTMLFVNHPLTPAALARAVVTMTEGKSAALQELAVPSKYSPHLATGTGTDQYCIAAPRSADRVTLTSTSPHVKLGEMIGRVVLDATKEALRWQNGLETSLTRSITHALGRFGLTEPRLMREVGARLSEQDRMLFERNRNALLFEPALASHAYAYAAVLDRIQYGTVPKSLASDVLREQAAGMASALAAKPHLWLEFFQQIEVNGEQPLDAVVVALALGWAKKWI, from the coding sequence ATGCAGGGGAACGAACTGGCAGCATTGTACCGCCGTGGCGATGATTTTGTTGTCCACCGGCTAGGGCGATTTCTCATTGCGGAACTATTGATCCCGCATCTCGCGTTAAGCACCTGTCCAGTGAATGGTGGGCAAAGCGAGCGGGTGCGGTTTGTTGTAAACCATCAGAGCTGTGAGGGCACTGACCATGTCGAGCGCTACAACATGCTGTCAGCAGCAGGTCCAGATAAATATCACCGGCAAGTCTGCAATGAGTTAGGGCTCGCGCCTGAAGAAGTTATCCTGATGGGCACGGCGGCAAACATGAACTATGCGGCGCACCAGCGCGCTAGTTTTGAGGAACTCACCGTCGAAGCTATTGTAACGGCAGGAGTACAGGGGAACGCTGCGCGCGCGGCAGACCCGGCGGGTTGGGCAGAAACCGCCGAAGGCTGGAAGAAAATGGAGGATTTCACCGGTACGATCAACACTATGCTTTTCGTCAATCATCCACTGACACCAGCGGCTCTGGCGCGTGCGGTGGTAACAATGACAGAAGGAAAATCGGCCGCCCTCCAGGAACTTGCCGTACCAAGTAAATATTCCCCCCACCTGGCTACGGGTACGGGTACTGATCAATATTGTATTGCTGCTCCGCGGTCAGCCGATCGGGTGACACTGACGTCAACGAGCCCCCACGTCAAACTCGGTGAGATGATCGGCCGGGTCGTGCTTGACGCTACGAAAGAGGCTTTACGTTGGCAGAACGGACTTGAAACATCGTTAACACGTAGTATCACACATGCACTCGGGCGCTTTGGCTTGACCGAACCGCGACTTATGCGTGAAGTCGGAGCGCGATTGAGCGAACAGGACCGAATGCTATTCGAGAGGAATAGGAACGCTCTCTTGTTCGAGCCAGCGCTGGCGAGCCATGCCTATGCGTACGCTGCCGTGCTCGACCGCATTCAATACGGTACCGTACCGAAATCGCTCGCCAGCGACGTTTTGCGAGAACAAGCGGCAGGCATGGCGAGCGCGCTCGCAGCCAAGCCTCACTTATGGCTTGAGTTCTTCCAACAGATCGAAGTTAACGGGGAACAGCCACTCGACGCTGTAGTCGTTGCACTTGCGCTAGGATGGGCGAAGAAGTGGATCTGA
- the cobD gene encoding cobalamin biosynthesis protein CobD, whose amino-acid sequence MDLSSLAPTSPIVLSAVALDALLGDPVYPLHPVRLIGRTLSVFEVWLHKIRLAGYVGGCLLLLLLAMVWVVVPCVLIVEVNKYSPMAAWAVHLFLVYSLIALRDLLRHGWAVESALRRDDISGARYAVSLLVGRDTQPMDAAACRRAVIESLAENVVDGFASPLFWYALVGLPGLLLFKVVSTMDSMVGYKTPRYLRFGWCGARSDDLMNWLPARFTWLVMTVAAFVLPEASAAKAVRIGWRQHALVPGPNSGWSEATIAGALQRRLVGPIWQDGQLVTSVWLGDAPDPEAGLPDDFTNACYFLIIVSAGWIAIIVTFLACSSSIDLATPH is encoded by the coding sequence GTGGATCTGAGTTCCCTCGCCCCGACCTCGCCGATTGTGCTTAGTGCCGTGGCTCTGGATGCGTTGCTCGGAGATCCGGTTTACCCACTTCACCCTGTCCGACTGATAGGCCGCACCTTATCGGTCTTTGAGGTCTGGCTGCACAAGATAAGACTCGCTGGGTATGTTGGAGGATGCCTGTTGCTCCTGTTATTGGCCATGGTATGGGTAGTTGTTCCCTGCGTACTGATAGTTGAAGTCAATAAATATTCCCCCATGGCGGCCTGGGCCGTGCATCTCTTCCTCGTATACAGCCTGATTGCGCTACGCGATTTGTTGCGCCACGGTTGGGCGGTGGAGAGCGCGCTACGACGGGATGACATCTCGGGCGCGCGGTATGCAGTGTCGTTACTCGTGGGTCGTGATACGCAACCGATGGATGCCGCTGCGTGCCGCAGGGCTGTCATCGAAAGTCTAGCTGAGAATGTCGTTGATGGCTTTGCGAGTCCCTTGTTCTGGTACGCGTTAGTCGGTCTTCCCGGTTTATTACTGTTCAAAGTCGTCAGCACGATGGATTCGATGGTTGGGTATAAGACTCCGCGGTACTTACGTTTCGGTTGGTGCGGTGCCCGGAGCGACGACCTCATGAACTGGCTGCCAGCCCGCTTCACTTGGCTGGTCATGACGGTCGCCGCGTTCGTGCTTCCAGAAGCGTCAGCAGCCAAGGCGGTCCGTATTGGCTGGCGCCAGCACGCGCTCGTTCCAGGACCAAATTCTGGCTGGAGCGAGGCGACAATAGCAGGCGCGCTGCAACGTCGATTAGTCGGTCCGATCTGGCAAGACGGGCAACTAGTGACATCCGTATGGCTCGGCGATGCGCCTGATCCTGAGGCAGGTTTGCCAGACGATTTTACCAACGCATGCTATTTCCTCATTATAGTCAGTGCTGGGTGGATAGCGATTATTGTCACATTCCTCGCGTGCTCATCGTCGATCGACCTTGCCACACCTCACTGA
- a CDS encoding cobyric acid synthase: MVMGTASDVGKSVIVTALCRTFARAGMRVAPFKSQNMSNNAAVCPGGGEIGRAQAVQAEACGLEPIVDMNPVLLKPESEVGCQVVIRGQARFHMRAHEHQRYRAEAWPEIVASYRALAERFDLIIIEGAGSAAEINLRARDLVNWTIAELADAPVLLVADIDKGGAFASLVGTIELLSPTERQRVKGFLINKFRGDIRLLESGLRFLEERTGIPVLGVLPYLRDLRIPQEDAAMLDATPTRLSKKPVTVGVVRVPQISNYTDFAPLELEPDVAVHYVSDPENAPHFDVVCLPGSKSTVADLQWLRRTGWETSLIRQVRDGGWLIGICGGYQMLGQYILDPLHIESTTSETLGLGLLDVVTTFAREKVTARVEGIALGSGLPVSGYEIHAGHVTRQDTALPLLRLTMRNGQSANELEGAQSPEGRIWGTAMHGVFDCAPWRRQFIERVRGGKGLAPLLAAAAPDALAQRIQEYDRFADALEANANIVRIAALIG; encoded by the coding sequence ATGGTCATGGGTACTGCTTCGGATGTGGGCAAGAGTGTCATCGTCACCGCACTGTGCCGCACGTTTGCCCGCGCTGGGATGCGGGTTGCTCCTTTCAAGTCGCAGAACATGTCGAACAACGCTGCGGTGTGCCCTGGCGGCGGTGAGATCGGACGCGCCCAAGCCGTACAAGCGGAAGCCTGTGGATTAGAACCAATAGTGGACATGAATCCCGTGCTCCTCAAACCAGAGAGCGAGGTTGGGTGTCAGGTGGTTATTCGTGGACAGGCGCGTTTTCACATGCGTGCGCATGAACACCAACGCTACCGGGCTGAAGCGTGGCCGGAAATTGTCGCTAGTTATCGCGCGCTGGCTGAGCGTTTTGATTTGATCATTATCGAAGGCGCCGGCAGCGCCGCGGAGATCAATTTGAGAGCGCGTGACCTGGTGAATTGGACGATTGCCGAGTTGGCGGACGCGCCGGTGCTTCTGGTTGCTGATATTGATAAGGGCGGCGCCTTTGCTTCGTTAGTCGGCACGATCGAACTGCTTTCCCCGACCGAACGTCAACGTGTCAAAGGATTCCTGATTAACAAATTTCGCGGCGATATCCGATTGTTGGAAAGTGGCCTGCGTTTCCTCGAAGAACGCACCGGTATTCCTGTGTTGGGCGTGCTTCCCTATCTCCGCGATTTGCGCATTCCCCAAGAGGACGCCGCGATGCTCGACGCCACCCCAACTCGTCTGAGCAAGAAACCAGTGACGGTCGGCGTTGTGCGCGTGCCGCAGATTTCCAATTATACGGATTTTGCTCCGCTTGAACTTGAACCCGATGTGGCAGTCCATTATGTGAGCGATCCTGAGAACGCTCCCCATTTTGACGTTGTATGTTTGCCCGGCAGCAAAAGTACGGTCGCGGACCTGCAGTGGCTGCGACGCACAGGATGGGAAACCTCCCTGATCCGCCAGGTACGTGATGGAGGGTGGCTCATCGGCATCTGTGGCGGCTATCAAATGCTAGGTCAATACATCCTAGACCCACTGCACATCGAAAGTACCACAAGCGAGACTCTTGGACTTGGCTTGCTTGACGTGGTGACTACCTTTGCGCGGGAGAAAGTCACAGCGCGAGTCGAAGGCATTGCACTTGGCTCCGGGCTGCCAGTCTCCGGCTATGAGATCCATGCCGGCCATGTGACTCGACAAGACACTGCCTTGCCACTCCTTCGTCTCACGATGCGGAATGGACAATCCGCCAACGAGCTTGAAGGCGCTCAATCTCCAGAGGGTCGGATATGGGGGACAGCGATGCACGGAGTGTTCGATTGTGCTCCGTGGCGGCGTCAGTTCATCGAGCGCGTTCGTGGTGGCAAAGGGCTTGCGCCATTATTAGCGGCAGCAGCCCCTGATGCTTTGGCACAACGGATACAGGAATATGACCGGTTTGCCGACGCACTGGAGGCCAACGCTAACATCGTCCGCATCGCCGCGCTTATAGGTTGA
- a CDS encoding carbon-nitrogen hydrolase family protein: MPTQVLRIAFLHLAPRPGELAANRRLVETAVTTAARLGAAWILTPELCICGYAFAEQIGTEWIAPQPDLWMREFCQLIARLHVTVFLSHPERDQETAKLHNSVFMIGADGVILGKHRKINTLRVGAESWSSPGKYATPILIPPMNRVGVLICADAYSPGIAQSLQAQGAQLLVSSAAWAPGLHGPEGEWERCTRDTNLSLLVCNRTGHDRTLDFTEAESVIAKDGQRLLSVHAARSAIFMIEWNLQTQRLATPEYWTTYL, from the coding sequence ATGCCAACACAGGTCTTGCGCATCGCCTTCTTGCATCTTGCCCCTCGTCCGGGTGAACTGGCCGCGAATCGCCGCTTGGTCGAAACTGCGGTTACTACGGCCGCAAGATTAGGAGCCGCGTGGATCCTCACGCCGGAACTCTGCATCTGCGGCTACGCATTCGCTGAGCAGATTGGCACCGAGTGGATCGCACCACAACCCGATCTCTGGATGAGAGAGTTTTGCCAACTGATCGCACGACTGCATGTCACAGTGTTTTTGTCCCATCCCGAACGGGATCAGGAGACGGCAAAACTCCACAATTCAGTGTTCATGATTGGGGCGGATGGCGTAATCTTGGGCAAACATCGTAAAATCAACACGCTCCGGGTTGGTGCGGAGTCATGGTCGAGCCCCGGGAAATACGCGACCCCAATCCTCATTCCGCCCATGAATCGTGTGGGAGTGCTGATCTGTGCGGATGCATACTCGCCAGGGATTGCACAAAGCTTACAAGCTCAAGGAGCACAATTGCTGGTGTCCTCCGCTGCCTGGGCGCCAGGTCTTCATGGACCGGAGGGCGAGTGGGAACGCTGCACGCGCGACACCAATCTCTCCCTCCTAGTCTGTAATAGAACTGGCCATGACCGGACATTAGACTTCACAGAGGCTGAGAGTGTAATCGCCAAAGATGGACAGCGGCTCCTGTCTGTACACGCAGCGCGCTCGGCTATTTTCATGATCGAGTGGAATCTCCAGACGCAGCGCCTGGCGACACCGGAGTATTGGACAACCTATCTCTAA
- a CDS encoding acyl-CoA dehydrogenase gives MDFQYSPEQEAYRTKVRGWIDANLDKDLCVDDPRDERIAPDYETFVKRRAWQRTMFDAGWVGSAWPKQYGGQDADLMEQIIFDDEYTAAHAPVLPGYSGIALCGPTLMQWGTEEQKERFLQRTLKGEVIWCQGYSEPGAGSDLAGLQTRAVDMGDDFIVNGQKVWTSGAQYADWIFMLVRTDPDAPKHNGISYILVDMKTPGITVRPLVLANGHAHFNEVFFEDVRVPKANLVGPQNQGWKVTITTLMFERAIAGGGNYSDQVTRLAELAKRVEVNGQLAWEQSWVRQKLAHFMIECESLRLTRLRTLSRQLRGLPPGPEGSMLKLCGSELGVRIALFASELLGDQCLLNQPTDAVPDAPRWYNRVLSARQYTIAGGTSEIQHNIIGERVLGMPKG, from the coding sequence ATGGACTTTCAATACTCGCCTGAACAAGAAGCCTATCGCACAAAGGTGCGCGGGTGGATCGACGCCAATCTCGACAAAGACCTGTGCGTGGACGATCCCAGAGACGAACGGATCGCGCCGGATTACGAGACCTTCGTGAAGCGGCGTGCCTGGCAGCGCACCATGTTCGACGCCGGTTGGGTCGGCAGCGCTTGGCCCAAGCAGTACGGCGGGCAGGACGCGGATCTCATGGAGCAAATCATCTTCGACGACGAATACACCGCCGCCCACGCCCCGGTGCTGCCTGGTTATTCCGGCATCGCGCTGTGTGGACCGACGCTCATGCAGTGGGGCACAGAGGAACAGAAAGAACGTTTTCTGCAGCGCACGCTCAAGGGCGAGGTCATCTGGTGCCAAGGCTATTCCGAGCCGGGCGCAGGCTCGGACCTGGCGGGACTGCAAACCCGCGCGGTCGATATGGGCGATGACTTCATCGTCAACGGTCAGAAAGTGTGGACCTCCGGTGCGCAGTACGCCGACTGGATCTTCATGCTAGTGCGCACCGACCCCGACGCACCGAAACACAACGGCATCAGCTACATTCTCGTCGATATGAAAACCCCGGGCATCACCGTGCGCCCGCTGGTGCTAGCCAACGGTCACGCCCATTTCAACGAGGTGTTTTTCGAGGACGTGCGCGTGCCCAAGGCCAACCTCGTTGGCCCGCAAAACCAAGGCTGGAAAGTGACGATCACCACCCTCATGTTCGAGCGCGCTATCGCCGGCGGCGGCAATTACTCCGATCAGGTAACGCGGCTCGCAGAATTAGCCAAACGGGTGGAGGTCAACGGACAACTCGCCTGGGAACAATCCTGGGTGCGGCAGAAGCTCGCCCATTTCATGATCGAATGCGAAAGCCTGCGGCTCACCCGCCTACGCACCTTGAGCCGTCAGTTGCGGGGGCTCCCACCGGGACCGGAAGGTTCGATGCTGAAACTGTGTGGGTCCGAACTCGGCGTACGCATCGCCCTGTTCGCCAGCGAACTCCTCGGAGACCAATGTTTGCTTAACCAACCCACCGACGCCGTCCCCGACGCGCCGCGCTGGTACAACCGCGTGCTCAGCGCCCGGCAATACACCATCGCTGGCGGCACCAGCGAGATTCAGCACAACATCATCGGCGAGCGGGTATTGGGGATGCCGAAAGGGTGA
- a CDS encoding four helix bundle protein — protein MQDYRKLKVWEKSHQLTLEVYKATASFPKTEMYGLTSQIRRACGSIPANIAEGCGRNGLAELTHFLHIAMGSANELDYHLLLARDLEFLARPVYEKLENELTEVRRMLNALIQKIKSTR, from the coding sequence GTGCAGGACTACCGCAAATTGAAGGTGTGGGAAAAGTCGCATCAGCTCACGCTGGAAGTCTACAAGGCGACTGCGTCGTTTCCCAAAACGGAAATGTATGGCCTGACCAGTCAGATTCGGCGAGCCTGCGGGTCCATCCCCGCCAATATCGCGGAAGGATGCGGACGAAACGGCCTCGCCGAGCTGACGCACTTTCTTCACATTGCCATGGGATCGGCGAACGAGTTGGATTACCATCTGCTTCTTGCCCGCGACCTTGAATTCCTCGCCCGCCCCGTCTACGAAAAACTGGAAAACGAACTCACCGAAGTCCGACGAATGCTCAACGCCCTCATCCAAAAGATCAAATCCACTCGTTAA